AGAATGCCTGCAGACTATTATTAGCTGGAAATATCATATGGAGGCTCTAGATATAGGGGCTGTCCATCTTGACTGCCAGTGGTCCACCAGAGAGTGACTTGGGCTGCATCACCTCACAGCTCTAGCTATTTATGTTACACTTAATGCATCGATATAGATTCTGGGGAACCAGCCAAGAAATTGTTTCATCTTCTCGAAAGACACAGACTAagttttattcatgttttcccaCAAACCttcttcagattcctttccacTTACCTCTTGTTTAAAAtctttatatattgatatattgttATGTTGATAAAATTTTGGTTTTGCATTATTTTGATGCCTGCTTGGAGGGggcagggaaagagaaaggagtaaTGGTATCCTAAGTTAACAATATAATAATATCAGCataattttgcttgtttgtttgtttgttgttgttagttaTGGCCTGCCCTATGAATATTTAGCAATATGTACAGATATTACTAACGGGGATGGGAGAGTAGGAACTATATGAATGGGCaacgggggtgggagggagagtttTTGCTGTAGTCTTTTCATGATATTTGATGTTGAGATTGCATGAATTTATTAGATATTCAAAATCTTTTAGAACCGAGAAAAGAACTCTAGGTACATCAATATTATTCAAATAGGAATCCAGAAGAAGAGAGTAAATAGAGTAGGGCTGAGAGAGTTGAGTGGATAATGGTTTTCTTGTTCAGTCTGGGTTGACATAACAGagcaccactgactgggtggcttaaacaacaaacattcatttttcacagttctggaggctgcaggtCTGTGATCGGGTTCTTGCTGAGGGCcgtcttcctggttcacagatggtTGCCTACTTGTCTTTACTTGGTTGAgagcttttgttttttcatttccctgtaagaacactaaTTACATCACGGGGACTTACCCTCATGACTAATTCTAATACTAATTACCTCCCCAAGGCCCCGCCTACAAAGACAATCACATTGGGGACTAAGTGTTCAACATACGTGTTGGGGGAACAAACATTCAGGCCATAGCAATGGCTGAGAGTTTCCCAGAAATGAACCAAGGTACAAGTTTCCAGATGGAAAACATCTCCTGATGaacaagataaatttttaaaacagtttaaaaatactCTTAATGCAATGAAATATCAAGAAcatcatcaaaaacaaaaataaaataattaaaactacaAGAAGCAAGAATTATCTTGACATCAACTTTCCCATCCGCAACTTTGGTGCTGGAAGATGATAAAATTGTGCCCTTAAAGTGCTGAAGAATGCTttgaacctagaattctatactcgTGCTCTAATTCAATAATCATGGTGAAATATGAATATCTTAAGACTCACAACAATTCAGAAAGTTACTACTTATTGCATTGCTGAGTGAATTAttaaagtacatttaaaatatgaatctAAAAGTAAGTAGGAGAATGCAAGGAAGAACCCCTAATTTTCAAGAACGTCTGAGTTAGAGGAAACAAACCACAATTCAAGCCTTAAAGAATTATGAGAATAATTTTCTGGGACTCTATGTTTGACCAGCTGACAGTGAGACAGTTTTATTACTGACAAAGAAAATAATCGTTATCActagtatttattaagtactgTACATGCTAAGCATTCTTTTAATTGCTTGTTCTGTATGAATTCATTTTACCATCACAGCAACCTAATGAGAAAAGCATTGTTTTCCCTAGCTTACACTGAAAGAAAACCGAAGCATAAAGAAGCATCATTTCCCGGCTTGTGGTTAAATGACTCATAAGTGTTAGAACTGGGATTTGGATGCAGTTAAGTCAATGTCCTTACCTTTTAGCCACCATGCTCCAGTAGGTCACCCATCCCTGGCTTTCATCGTAGGGACGGTGACGCCTGGAATACATTTCCAGGATCCAGCCACACTTCTGCAGTCAGAATCTGCAGCCAGCTCAGCTCCCTTAAACCTCAGGTCTTCCTTCGTTCTTAGGACTTAAATTATGTTCTTCTCTGATCCACTCAAAAGCATTCAGTGCTATTTGAGGAAAACACACTTATGTAATGTTTCCCATTGTATGTTTCCCTTCTGCTCTTGAGCCCAGTTCATCTCTACCCCTCTGAACGCTCACCTCAATCAATGATTATGACTTGATTCTATGTCTGGACCACTAGACTTGGTGTTTATTCCTGATGTCCTTGAGGTTTGAACACAGGTGTCCCCAAAGGACTCTGACCCAAACTATTCTTTTGAATTGCTATACCTTTTGCTGCTGTGAGAAGACAGCTCTAATCCATTTTTCCCACAACTCCATCCCCCCTGCCAACATTGGAGCTTCTTGCAAGACGGTCCCTTATTCCTTTGGttccttttttgtcattttttttttttattggagtataattgctttacaatgttgtgttagtttctgctgtagaacaaagtgaatcatctatatgtatacatatatcccctctctcttgagcctccgtccctgccaccccccatcccacccctctaggtcatcacagagcactgagctgagctccctgtgctatacagcagcttctcctttggctcctttattctgtttattttttcttggttCTCACAAATGAGCCATGATACCTGATTCCTGAGACTCAAGATAAACAGGTCTTATGACCTAAAGACCTAACAGAATGACAACAAACAAATGGTTGTGTGGAAACAtgtctatttttaatatattcacaaccTTCCATAAGTTACAGACACATCTATGTGATACATAATGCTAGAAATGCACACAACTTACATTTTTCTGTTGTTCAATgctttcttctaggtttttattACAGAAGGGCATGGAAGGACACCTACTCGTCCTTCATTATAAGAACAAATAAGTGCATTtccttagaaagaaaaataagtgatgACCTGCTTTTGTAACTGTATCAGCTACACTAGACAGTGAACAATAATAAAAAgccattatataaaataataaataatacagtaaAAGGTAATGCTATAAAATAAACTAAGAGTAAGGAAGAACTAAATGAGATATCATCCCATTTTAGGAGACCAAATGATTAATAGGGTGGTAATGTTCTGATTGACAGATGTCAAGCTACTTCTGTATTTATATTCAGTGTGTAATAGAAGTtgttcagaaaaacagaaatatgtacGGAAGGTTGCTAAAGTTTTGGCCCTTAGAGCAATTCTGAGGCTTATACCTCCCATTACAACATCCTGTGCAGAAACGGAACCTTTCAATTTAGGGTGAGGCAAATCTGCCAAAAAAGAGGATGCTGTTGGTTATCTTGTGCATgataaagaagaggaaaggatgGTCTGCCACAAACTGTGGGCCTCTGTGGCCAGTTCTCCCTGACATAATGGCCCCAGTGCCGGCAGCTGCTTCAGTGCCCTCCTCGTTCACGTCCACAGAGGCTTGATGGAACACTTCAGACAGAAACAGGTCATTCTTTTCAGACATGCCTAAGAAATTGGCTTGGCCCTGGCTGAAGGCATCATCCATGCCCATGCTcatgagaatggacttgagttcATAATGCTCTTCTAATTTGAACCGGGGGACATACACCTCCACATCATCCTCAGCCATGGTGTCTTCGCTGAGCCACTTGTTGAGTTTGTCATAAGTTATTTCACTTTCCAGCTACAAATCCAAAAGCAAAACCAATGAGGGCTtagcagagaaggaaaacaacttCTAATGTTGACAATCAGTGACTTGAACTTCACTATAGTGTGGGTGATATTAAACTTTACTAGTTTGGTAAAAATTTTGCAAGAAAGTAGTATGTAGGACATAAGTTTAAGCCTTTGAATGAAAGTGTGAGACCTGGTACTGTTCCTCTTAACCAATTCACATATTTCCGTGAGAAACTGCACACCATTTCCCAAGTTGTAGACATATGCCAAGGTAAGTTTAGCCCCAGAAGTTTAAAACGATGGAAGTTGGAATGCCTTACCAACTCCAAGCCAGTAGAGCATTCAGCGATTGCATCTGGAAGCAACAGGAACATACTGACATATCCAGTGTAGGGCAGCTCTAGAATCTGGACCTTCAGGTCTTCTAGGTACCCGATGTTCAGCTGTGCGTGCAAGAACATCATCTGTACTGCTTTGCGCTGagtctaaaattattaaaaagtaaaatatgacaGTAGATACTAAGATGTCAAAAGATTTACAATCAGACGTAAAAGAGAATGGGTTCTGCTTTCGTGCTGAAGAACTATgtttctaaaaatcaacaaaataaattatttgtataCCCTGACAGTGGCTCTGATCTATTTAGCTTTTTCAAGATTATACCCATTAGTAATAAGATGgacaattataattataataatactgAAACATTCGTTGAGTACCTACTAGGGGCCAAGAACTCTGCAAAATCTCGTTGAATCCTTACAACAATATTTTGAGTTGGATATTATTATTAATCTAGTTTGACAGATCAAAATATGGAATAGAGTCAATCAACTATCCAATGTGCGTAACTTATAACTAGCAAATTACGTACAAGTATCAGTGAGTGGTCCCtaacttttctttctctattttgtcaaAGGCCCTAAAATATATGTTAAGAAAATCTGTCTCATTGTCTCATACCAAGTTCACACGGAAAGGATAAAGCCCGTTTAATTTCTTCTGAAATGGAGTTTTCCAATTTCCTTTGAAGTAGACAGCATTCACCAGGACCATCTTGGTCTCTGCATCTATAGAACCTTCAGGTAACAAGTTTGGGATTTTGCCTACAGAAGATATGATATATGTTTAGGTTTCATGATTAAGAACTGTGAAGTTATCCTGATTTCTTGAATCTTTTGAGTCACCATCAAACTCAGCATCCACATTTATCAAACTCTGCAGAGATGTTGATCTTCAAGCTTAAGTTTTTCTCTCGATTTACCTAAATCATAAGTAAAACTGAGACCAAATTTCTGAGGTTTGCAAAATCCgagagaaaatgaagaagtaCTGCAATTAAGGTTTAGAATTACTATCAGacttggaaaaaatttttaagttcctTTTATACTGTTTCTCAAAGTTTTGTAGTTGTATGAAGTTAGTTAATTCGGATGGGAGTGAAAAAGAGTCACTTAAGGAACATAATAGTGCCTTTCCACAGTACATATGTCACTAGGGCTCCTTCAAGATCTGGTCTAGACAGTCTATCCATTTGACCCATTGATTGACCGAAAAACAGTTTTTTGGAAGTTGTGCTAGACCTATACCAGGAGTAGCACAGATTCATGAAGTGAGAAAGGAAGGCTTGTCCTGGTGGGACTGAGAATATTGGAAGAGAGATTCTAAATCAGTCAGGAAACAATGTGTGATAAGTTCTATAAGAGAGCTAAATAATGCAGAGAACTATGACAACACAGAGAAGGGAGTAAACAAGTGAGGAGCCAGAGAAGGTTCTCAGAAATCATAACATCTGAGCGcgatttttttttatagttggtTTAAGAAACAGGCCATTTATAGTGAATACCTGCTCTGCAATATTTCAACCactaaatacattattttatttaatcctcacaactactctagtaggtattattattgtcattttacacAAATGAACACCATAGTAAGAGAGAGTAGCAACCCTCCCAAGGTCGCAATGCTTGTCAGCTGGTCAGAATTCCAGCATCTTCCATTCCTACTGACAGATACAGGACTCGAACAAAAAGGtcactgtagggcttccctggtggcacagtggttgagagtctgcctgccagtgcaggggacacgggttcgagccctggtctgggaagatcccacgtgccacggagcagctgggcccgtgagccacaactactgagcctgcgcgtctggagcctgtgctccgcaacgagaggccgcgatagtgagaggcccgcacaccgcgatgaagagtggcccccgctcgccgcaactagagaaagccctcgcatagaaacgaagacccaacacagccaaaaaaatatattaaaaaaaaaaaaaaaagtcactgtagTCTGACCAGCTTCAGTATAGTCATTCAGTATTTCTAGTCAATATATCCCTCAGGGAATTAAAATTCTTGGTTACCACAGAAATCTACTAGGGCTTTATTTAACTCTGTAATGCATATGGAAAAACTAGTATTTGATCctaacaaataaaacagaaattgtctcaaattattataaaattttctaaaacaattaGCCCAAATGACTACTTGGCATTTTGGCAATCCCACTGATTGATTTACAGCCATTCAACACAAATGCttaaagagaagagaaattcTTGCTGTTCTCAAAAAAGCAAGACTTTCATGCGTCTCTTTAATTTTGCCATCCCTTTTTACTTTCACTTCTGTTAATCCTCACtttctctgcttcatttttgtCAGTGGTGTGTCAATATTTTAGAGCAGTAATTTAAAAATCGAGAAATGAAGAACTAAAGTAGATCAACtattttcagagaaacaaaacaattttttaaaattctacagaaCTTAGTTCATGTGTTTTTTCCACTGTGGTAACTAAGAAACCAAGACACCACACTATGGCTTGAAACAATGTTTTAAACACAGGAGGTAAATGAAAATCCGTTTTTTGCATTAAGTTAGCAAACACTTTGAACATCCAACTGAAGAATTCCAGAATTAGACTAAGGCTCAGAAGAAGAGGGAACCCCAGCTTCACTACTAACAGGTAGTGGGATTTTGGAtgggaatctaagggaaaaaaaaaaaaaaaaggtcatgaagaacctaggggcaagatgggaataaagacacagacctactagagaatggacttgatgatatggggagcgggaagggtaagctgtgacaaagtgagagagtggcatggacatatatacactaccaaacgtaaaatagatagctagtgggaagcagccgcatagcacagggagatcagctcggttgcTTTATgatcacctagaagggtgggatagggagggtgggagggagggagacacaagagggaggagatatgggaacatatgtatatgtataactgattcactttgttgtaaagcagaaactaacacaccattgtaaagcaattatactccaataaagatgttaaaaaaatttttttcaattaaaaaaaattaaaaaacaaagaattaagGCCATGCATTACAAAGGTAGAAGTAGCTTAGACAATCCGGGAGAGATGAAGCAGGGACCAAAAGAACTTGACAACATACTGACTCTGAATGGTGAGACAGAAGAAAGAGTTAAAATTTTATGATCCCTCCTTTTTCCATTGTTAGTATTCTCACACCAATTACTCAGTTGAAGGTCAcgccttttttctttgtttttgtccaCTGTAGACACAGAGTCACAATTATTTCAATACTGATATTTCCTATGTTAGAAAAAAGCTATCTCCTCTTATATTCTATTCTAAGGTAATATCCAAAATCAGATTATTTAAGTACTGAATATATGTCTTCTATTAGTAGAcctcaatgatttttttctcacttaaaacACCACGTGGCTCAACAAGAATCAGGTTACATTAACCAAAATAACTAAGGTGGGGAGTAAGGGCTAAGTTCAaggatggttttttaaaaaatacataagagCTTTCTAAGtggagagaagagcagaaactATTTCCTTGGTTTTACCTTTGGTTTGAGTCTTGACCCAGGAATTAATCTTTTTTCTGGCATCTTCTGCACATTCTAGGAAGTCAACTGCCTGGGGTTCTGTAGAGTAATATTTCTTGGAGAGCTGCATGTATccctttaaagcaaaaaaaagaaaaacgacaAAGTTTACATAGAATATACACTGAACAAGCCTTGGTGTAATTATAAATTACAGGCTTCCTGTCAAGACTGGGGAGCCTGAGGTAGGGGTAGGGGTGGAGGTTGGCTAGGGAGGCTGATGATATGTGTTCTCTTGACCTCCACCCCCAACTCCAGTCGCAATTCTATTTGCTCTCCTGCACGCTTTGCATTATGACCACTGGGTACAAGGGGAGAAGTTGGGTGTGGGGATAGAGGCTCTGGAAGTCAGCTGTGCTCTTCCTGACTTAGGACTCCCAGGTGGGAATTTTGCAGCAGGGAGAGAAAGCACCTACAGAGGGAGCATAGGGATAGCTGCGTTGGACAGTGTCCAATGGCCTTAGGGAGTCTAAGGGAACCCATGTGGGATTCTGACTCTCTCAGCATGAATCAGAGAGAACAGCTTTAAAACTGACCTCCTTGTAAGTTTGGGGCCCTGACATTTAAATCGCAGGTTTCACTTACTTCCTTGAATCTTGCAGACTTCTCTCCAAACAGCTTATTGGCACTTTCCAATAAATACTCCCCTGTGGACGTGTTGAGGGCGGAGCTGAGAGAACGGAAGGATGAATGGATTGTGTCTGCAGCTTGTGCCTTAAACAGAAAGGAGAGATTCTCTTTATATAACTCAAGACTCCTAAACAAGATATTTCTTAAGCAATGGTATTTTTTccaatacatcaataaaatgcTGTATTAAAGTATACTTTTTTCTGGCACTTTAGAGGAATCTCTTGAG
This genomic stretch from Eubalaena glacialis isolate mEubGla1 chromosome 15, mEubGla1.1.hap2.+ XY, whole genome shotgun sequence harbors:
- the SERPINB2 gene encoding plasminogen activator inhibitor 2; its protein translation is MEELYKANTIFALSFFSHLANTSATTQNLFFSPWSISSTMAMIYLGARGNTADQMAKVLQFDKVGDHKVTPDTQEIFTSCEFTQKIQKGTYPDAIMQAQAADTIHSSFRSLSSALNTSTGEYLLESANKLFGEKSARFKEGYMQLSKKYYSTEPQAVDFLECAEDARKKINSWVKTQTKGKIPNLLPEGSIDAETKMVLVNAVYFKGNWKTPFQKKLNGLYPFRVNLTQRKAVQMMFLHAQLNIGYLEDLKVQILELPYTGYVSMFLLLPDAIAECSTGLELLESEITYDKLNKWLSEDTMAEDDVEVYVPRFKLEEHYELKSILMSMGMDDAFSQGQANFLGMSEKNDLFLSEVFHQASVDVNEEGTEAAAGTGAIMSGRTGHRGPQFVADHPFLFFIMHKITNSILFFGRFASP